From the genome of Tenrec ecaudatus isolate mTenEca1 chromosome 1, mTenEca1.hap1, whole genome shotgun sequence:
ATTGTCTCTGGCACGCCCACATCTAGGGGTTACGTTGCTGAGCAACTAGCTTCATCGTTCAGGCCACCACCAGCTTCAAACACAGTGTTGACTGGAAGGTGACAGCTAGCATTTTTGTGTCCTAGATAAGAAATGGAAAGCCGCGTTTGTAGCTCTGAGACATGTTTCCCGGACCTggtccccctccccttctccaacGTCTGTGTCGCGTCGGCCCCATTAGACTTTTCATGTTTATCTCACAGGCCAGCCATGGGGAGCGACATGAGGGTCAGCACTACAGCATCTCCCTCCAGGACATGAAGACTGTCTTCCCCCACGGCCTGCCTCCTCGTTATGCAATGCAGGTGCTCAAAACCAGGCTGGGAGCTGGGGCGAGCGGGGCCAGAATGCAAGCTACTGGGAGCAGAGGAGTGGGGTCAAGTGAATCGGAGCTATAAGAGGAAGCTTGGAAGCCAGATAAATGGAGCTGTTGGTTGTCTCTTATGGCGAATGCATTCACTGCAGTAACCTTAAGCtgggtgtttgttgttgtttctgttatccatcctaaacctctttgtctcttttggtGTCAGGTAAAGTATTCTTAAATAACTAATAGTCTCCTGTTCTCCTTGGGCTAGCCCACAGGTTTCTAGAAATGTTGGCCTTCCGATCAGTGAATGTAGTATTTCCTTATATGGGAAATAGAGCTGTCCTGTCGTGGGCTTTGGTCCCCACAACTACCACAGGCTCGTGGACTGCACACAGCCCTTTCAGGCTCAATTTGAAGGGGCCTGTTCCATCCCGCCCAAGTGCTTCTGAGCCGCACACAGAGCAGTCCATGTGTGCGCAGGATGAGAGGGGAGGCCATTTCGGGGCAAGAAACCTGGGAAAGGGAATCCGTACTCTCATCCCCACCAAGAAGCCACACCAGCACATCTGGTCCTAAACACAGATCCCTGCCTCACTCACAGTGCTCAGACTGCCCCCGAACTTTTCCTGGGACCCCGACAAAGAGAAAAGCTGCTCACATTTTCAGTATACTCATTCTCCATTCTAGACGGCTAGCGACATGAACTTAGCCTGTACACTGTCTGAGGGGCAGGTCCATCAAAGCTGGTTCAGAGAGCTCCTTTCCCCAGAGGCCGGCCAGGTAACACCGTGGTAACTGTCTGGTCAGGCCCGGAAATGTGCACCTAGGTTTTCAGTCAAGAGCCAAGCTCATCGACTCCTCCCATTCGTTGCACAAGTTGCCTTCAGACTGGCGCAGCCACCAGTGAGTGTGCTGGGGGGTGACTTATCCCTGATTTCCGCGATTCCCCTCGGAATGAGGGCGCTCGCCCGCCCTGTCTGTGTGGCTTAGCATTGGGGTACCTGTTGGTGGCTTTTTGTTCTGCCGGCTGCATCACGGTGGTGAGGACTGCGCTGTTTGGCCTTTACCAGTCCATTCCTTCTCCAGCTCAATTGTTTTGTCACTTGTCCAATATACAGGTGTTTATTGTTATTAGTATGCATGGAGAAGTTCTTTACTTACAAATCTCTTCCATGCTTCCCAAATATTTTCAATCAGATTTTTGCTGGGCAGAGGTGGAAAACGTCTGTCAGTTGGTGATGTCATGTCGGGGATTCCTTCAAGTTGCAGGGAGCTGGCCACACCTGCTCTTGAGCTCTGGGTACTGGACATAGTCTCTCTTGAAAAACTAAGTGATTAGAATAGTAAACTCACCAAAATCAAAGCTAACTACCATTTATTGACTGTTGGCCGTACGTCAGATAATTTGCTAAGTGCTCGATATGTCAACCCTGAGTGACCTGGGTTGGGAGCTGTGTAGATTACTCAGAGATTTCAATGCACTGATGTTAGATCTGTACTTCCTTAACAGGAATAATAAAAAGCTGGCTTTTCAGTGACGGGTTGTCAGGTGATAATGCGTTTCCATCTTAATCTAAGTTACATGAACTAGATTTTCAAATTCAATACCAACTCCTCCTCTTCCAGCTGAATAAATTAAAGCCTGGCCATTTGGTGCCCTTGCTAGCTGCCTTGGGCTCAGAGTGTCTAGCGGGAGCGTGTTAGagctgtccccccccccctttctccctctcgtTAGGTGAAGACATTCGGCGAAGCTTGTCTGATGGTCAGGAAACCCGCCCTAGAGCTTCTGCGTTACCTGAGAAACACCAACTGCACACACCCGGCTGTGCGATATGTCCTCTGTATCCTTCCCTGCCTGCTGCGAGCGGCCCTCTGCGTGCAAAGGAGGGAAAGTAGAGACGATGCGCATGTGCCTTCTGGCAATGTTTTCTTTAACAGCCCATGCTGCAGATGGGGAGAAGGGGACAGGGAAAACCCTCAGTCTTTGCCATGCTGTTCACTTCTGTGCCAAACAGGACTGGCTGGTACTGCACATTCCAGATGGTAAGCACTGCCCAGCTCCACTGTGTCACGCTCGGTCACCCGGTGCCTGTGGTTCTCTGACAGGATCTGAAAGCTGAAAGAACAGCCTTTTGCCTGCGCCCAGCCAGTTCAgcaacttcatcatttcttcatagCATTGGGGCCGAGAGGAAATTCCGCTCAGAGCTCCCTGGAATGACGTGTTGGGGCTCAGCACCCCTCACATGGATATCTAAGGCCTACGAGCTGGACCTCCTGCTACAGAGGTTCAGGCTCTGTTGGCGTCCACTGCCTGTTGTTGAGTCCCTCGGAGCCTTTGGCATGTGGCTAGTGTCTCCGTTCTAGGATGGTCAACGGGGGTCTTGGAAActgccctctccacactttgcttcCAGGCTGTGTGCCTCTGTTTTCTGACCTGGGCTTTAAACCATCGAGAAACAGACCCCCGATCTGATCCATGTGGATGCCCTGGGTGGTGACTGTAGCGGAGGACCACACACCTGAGAGGGACAATGAGTATTTTGAGTTACACACATTCTGCCTATTCCATTTTCTTATGGTTCGTCTTGTTTTTCTCAGCTCATCGTTGGGTGAAAAATTGTAGGAACCTTTTGCAATCTACCTACAACAAACAGCGCTTGGATCAACCTTTAGAGGCTTCGACCTGGCTAAAGAATTTCAAAACATCAAATGAGCGCTTCCTGAGCCAGGTGACTAGACCCCAGATGCGCAGTGCTGAGCAGCCTTCCTGGGGAGCCTTCCCACTCGGTGACCGTAGGGAATTAGGGTTGCAGTTGGGATGATGGTTCCATTTGTATTTCTTTACTACCATTCATTTGTCCTCGTGAAGTAGAGGTAACACCTTGACATTCTGTGGGTGGGAGAGTGAAGTCCAGAATGATTCATTGTTCTAAGTTTGCAGCCTCCCGTCTTCCACAGACACATCTTCATCGACATCATTTTCTCTGGgtaaaagtggagagcaaaggttttgagaatgaagagggcactggaggtacaaatgtgcttacacaattgatgtatgtatggaatgtcatgagttgtatgagcccctagtaaaatgatttttttttttttaagtcccagGAGACCTAGATCAGAACATATTCGTTTGCATAGAGAAGTCTCTTACAGGGTCAGGGACAAAAGAGGGAAGCTGGTTTCTACTAACTTTGGCTTCCTACTTCCTCAGCCCGGCGGGGGCTGGTACTCAGGCTATAGTAATTGGGTTTGTCTTTTTTGCTTGCTTGTAGATAAAAGTGGCCGAGAAGTATGTCTGGAACAAGCGAGAGAGCACAGAGCAAGGCAGCCCTCTGGGAGAGGTGGTTGAACAGGTAAAGGAGACAGTGCAGAGTGTGTAGTGTGACCAACCCAGAGAAGGCCGCTCCGGGCCCTGAGCCACTCATTGTCTGTCTCACGGCCTCGGTCACAGGGCATCACCCGGGTGAAGAGTGCCACGGACGCGGTGGGCGTTGTGCTGAAAGAGCTCAGAAGGCAAAGTGCTCTGGGTGCTTTTCGCCTCCTGGTGGCAGTGGATGGCGTCAATGCCCTCTGGGGGAGGACCACCCTGAAGAGACAAGACAAGAGCCCGGTAGGAGCGCTGCGTTTGTCTCGTTCGGGTTCTGGTTCCGTCCTTTGCAGAAACTGTGACATAGCCTTCTAGAACATACAGTATGTTTCCTTgtcaatcaaacccactgccacctagttgattccaactggtcAGGACcccataggccagagtagaactgcccctttgcgtctctgagactgtaaatcctacaGGGTcagacagccacgtctttctccagcagagaacGACCGGTGAGTTCGCACCGCTGACTGGTTGGCAGCTCAGTGCACAGACTactccacccccagggctccgtgGCCCAGAGTTTGTGCAGTGAAATGTGCAGTGGGAGTAGTGTCAGACAGGCGCCACTTCCCACGGGAACCGAGGCTACGTGGTCGAAGTAGAGAAGACCAAGGAAGGGTAGTTTGGGATACTGCCGTTCTCCCCTGCTGGCTGTCTTTCGTCTCTCAAAATAGGGCAGCCCCAAGGGCTGCTGCATCTCTAGCCTTTTGTCTCCGTAATTGCACCGTCTCCCTTCCTGTCTACACCCTTCCACTCAGTTCCAACATAGAAAACCGCTTCTCCCCGAGGGCTACAGTCATATTCAGGTTGAGGATTTTTTACTGGTGTTATTTGACATTTGCCTCAGAAGCCCAGGAAAAACAAAtcacgatctctctctctctctctctctctctctctctccccccccctccgcccccccccccttggccAATGTACAGATCGCACCAGAGGAACTGGCGCTTGTtcaacatctgaggaagatggtgaAGAATGATTGGGTGAGTGCCTGCAGTCCTGAGACTTTTCAGGAAGaagtgtgtttttattttaaagatactcTGCTACTTCATTGCTAACACTCTTTCCAATTCTTACGCCGTATCTTACTGACCTACCCAAATCTGTGCAAGCTAAGAGTAAAGACTGGATCAATCTATGTGTTGGTTTCTGATCTTTCCACAAGACTGGTGTAAGCTTATGCAAAGCCAGTTTATTTAAATATTGGCCTAATTTTACTTTGTAATTATTTAaagtatttgttttgctttttatcttCCCATCTTCAGAAAAAATTTTAAGACACAGAAATACGTCTTGATGGATTTCAGAACATAGAGCAGCTGCCCTTCAGAGCCAAATTGAGAACTAATACCCACGTTCATTGCCATTTAACTGTACTAGACCACACTGCAGTGCCACCGGATGGCCagcccctcccagcccccaccccggcTGCAAATGATGAAAATGAAGTTGTCTGTATTTCtccattgtttttttttcataattCTGCTTTGCTCCTTTCTTTCAGCACGGAGGCGCCATTGTGTTGACTTTGAGCCAGACTGGCTCGCTCTTTAAGCCCCGGTCAGCCTACCTGCCCCAGGAACTGCTGGGAAAGGTGAGCACAGCCTATTGTCATTCTGTCTAACGGGCGATCAGCCTGCTTCTCCTCTTCTTGTGTGTATTTTGATGTCACTTCACCCAGACACCCAGAAGGCTGGCATTTTGCCCTCTTTGCATTACCCTTTTCCTACATGTTTccccaaattatattacagtaacCTGCAGGTATGGTTTTGCTTTATCTCTAATTTCTTCAATATGTTTTCCTAAAGGTAATGATATTTTGTTATACGGCCACAGCACAATGCTCAAACTCAGGAAATTGGCACCGGTATAATGCTGTTAAGTAATCTGTAGAATTTACCTGATTTTGACGATTCTCCAGTGagagccagactcactgccatcacgtctgtTCCGATTCAGAGCTACTgtaatagggtttccaaggttgtaagtcTCACCAGGAGCAGAAAAGGGCAACGTCCTCCCACAGAGCCCCAGTGAGCTTAGATCgcgcccacccaccccccgctGTGTCCCCGGCAGCCCCACTGCCCTGCTGGCCACCCCATGTCCTTCATTTACAAAGAGCGTCTTGGACAATACGGTGGTATACGTGCTCCTGTCGTCTGAACTAGTTGCTCAGTCATCTTTTCTAATCTTGATATGGTAGGTGGTCTATTGGTTCATACGTCTCGAGGTTTCGTATTTCCCAACTTGATGTCTATTGATCAGGGTGGCTGGACTGTCACAGAAGTGACTGGTGATGCTAGTCTCCACCTGCTTTTGCCTCCAGAAACTTACTCTTCTCCCTTTGCCATCAGTAAGCATCTGTGGAGACAGGTTGTGAGATTAGATAGATACATGCCTGTTGCTTATCAAATGTTCACAAGCTTTATTTTAGCATCCCTTGGCGAGTCTTCTGTAAATTAGCTATGTGATTTCAGTTGTTACAATAACAGGAGGACTGGGACTAAGTGGAGATTTTCCCAGCTCAGCCCTGGcagagtagtggttacacatctgGCTGCAACCTGCAGTGTCAGCAATTGGAAGCTACCAGccagctcctgggagaaagatgggggtctGCTCCCAAAACAGTTGACAGTTTAtcaagggcagggggagggggtgggggtatctattaccaaggactgaagtagaaagaaaatagtttgaaaatgatggcaacatatgtacaaacgtgcttgacacgacggatggatggattgtgatcagagctgtaagagcccccaataaaatgatttaaagtttTTTTTGACAGGTTAGGgacctcacagggacagttctacctggtctgcagcgtcactgtgagttggtgcctattcgatggcagggagtttgggtttggtttggtgactTTTTCTAAATGTGCCAGTTGTCTGTCTTCCGTCAGTGGGAACTCACCCTTGTCCTGCTTACTTGTGTCAGCCTATCCGTTAGTGTCACCTTGTGGATTCTTACTTAATGCTGCTGTCTTTATTCGCTGTCTTCATTTATTTTGATGCTCAAAGTAGCTTGGGGCAAATAGGAGCCTCTTGAGCTTGACCCGCGTGCCTCTTTGACACATCCCCCCGTGGGCGGAGCCCTTCTCTCCCGTCCGCACAGCACGCTCCAGACTCACCTTGCACTTTCTCCGGACTCAGCCGTCTGTCCACGGAGCCAAGAGTTCATTTCAGAAGAGAATGGCTCTTAAAAACCAAGACGTCATTGCTGCTGAGATCTCACTGCTTTGAGTAAACGTGTCGTGTTGATGAGGTGTCTGGCTTACATGAAAAGCTGTGGGCTCACTCATCCTTCCACTTCCAGCCCCGGCCCACAGCACTCATCAGACCCCTGCACAGTTCCGACGAGGCGAGGCCGCCTGCTCTCATCGACCTTCCACTCGCTCCCTCGCTCAGAGTCGCTTCAGAATTCCCTGCACTGGGCTCTGAAAAGGAAGCTTCTCACCACCAAATGTCACCACAGTTggatatttgttcattcttttctttAGCCTAATAATTTGTGGGCCAGATGCCCTGTTTAGAGATGGTGTTACTTCTACCCGCTCTCCTTCAATGGCAAGCTAGAAATCTGAAGAACAGATggattcatttgtttttaatcattcatcactgctttgtagGGTTGCATAagactccattatatgtatgtaccagagggttttttttaatcattttattgggggctcgtacagttcttatcacaatccatacatacatctattgtgtcaagtgcatatgtacatttgttggcatcatcattctcaaaacatttgccttacgcttaagcccttaatatatgctgctcattcctcccctccctccccactctccctacctcatgaacccttcatcattcataaattattattactattttgtcatatgttacactgtccgacgtccccccccccgccctcttctctgctgtccattccccagggaggaggctatacgtagattcttgtaatccgttccccctttctaccccatatcctctccaccctccaggcatcaccactctcaccactggtcctggaggagtcatctggattcatttgttttcatttctgcCTTATTAGGGCATTTTGTTGtaattgttgttttattgttactCTTTTGCTGTGCTTAGTGTCTACGTTAAGCCTGTTGGGGCTGTCTTTGTAAAGCACCACGCTCTCTGTGTATAGGGATCACTGTTTCAGGTACCCGTGAAGACTGTTGGGACGTCTCCCCTTGGATAAGTGGAACTGAAAGCAGTGGGCTCATCGCTTGTCCTCAAGCTAGAGAAATGTGGCATCGAGCTGATCTGCAGCGTAGCTTAGTTCATTACTAACCTCAGTAAGGAGACAAGGGTATTACCCAGAAAAAACTCTGTCTCCTTGAACAAACAAAGGACAAGAGGCGATGCAAATGCAGGGCTTTTCTGGGACTTAGTTTGGGGCGGAAGTAGCCAGCCGAACCCTTGGTTCTGAGGTGTGTCCATATTATACACATGATGAGGTTCTGGTGGATTTGGGTTCCTAGACCTGAGTCTTAACATTCCGGGGTCGGTCAAAGGGTGGgtctttgttcttgtgcatggcccTGGATTTGGTTGGAGCTGGCTGGAACTGGTTCAGAGGTCTGTTTGCTAAGAAAGAAGTTTGGaaagaggcgggggggggggggcggcgcagGAAGTGAGGAGTGGCGTTCCTGCGATGTGGTGAGATGTCCTGAGTCCTCTCCACTGGCCCGTCTCTTGACCCCTCCTGTCGTCAGGATGGAGCCAGTCCTCCTCCTCGGGGGACTGGTCTCTGGCACCACGCCCAAACGTGGGAGACGGGGTCACGGCAGCTGCGGTGCTTCAGTCTTCTCTGCCAGCATCAGCTCCTCTGTGgcctccttactcattgtccagctgtCACACGCATGCATGCATCAGGCGCATCTGAATCCCCACAGTGGCACCCTCCACGTAAACCCTTGGTAACGCAGTCCCGTGCAGCAGGCCTGCCCAGTGCATGCTGTCCCGCCGCCTCCTGGAGCAGTGGGGATCGCTTCAAGCAGGAGGAAACCCTTGACAACGGATTAGGCACACCTTGTGACATCTTTGTTTCTCCCACCGGTCCTTTACGTCTGGGTAGAAAGCTAGCTGGCTTTATAGTAGAGGCTGCCATGGCCTCaggattcctggtggtgcagtagtaaGGTGCCCAGCTGCCACGCAAAAGGcgtctgttcaaacccaccaggagaaaCAGGTGGCAGTGATTGAGTTCTCTGGTAggaaataccttggttcttggctgcacatgagaaagaattcacactgaagccaaGCTTGTGATGCAGTGTGTTTTCATAAAGGACGGGAGAGGCTTCagattttacagtctcaaaagtgcACCCTATTTGGGGGAAGCGTGGCAAACCGCGCGGAAGCCACACTGGGCTCACCACTCACTGAACCTGAGCAACCTCGTGGGACTGCTCTCCCCCACGTGGCGACCAGAGAGACCGCAACCCTGCCAGTGGACACAGGACAGGGCCCCAGGGAGAGGGCCAAAGGCTGAAGAGAAGAAGATATTTAAAGCCTTTGCCTGGGG
Proteins encoded in this window:
- the DAP3 gene encoding small ribosomal subunit protein mS29; its protein translation is MLQRMARLIARAHQLNHGRFLHAGTQAPQSIAAHLDDQAPGESARALSRTQECDPASHGERHEGQHYSISLQDMKTVFPHGLPPRYAMQVKTFGEACLMVRKPALELLRYLRNTNCTHPAVRYVLYGEKGTGKTLSLCHAVHFCAKQDWLVLHIPDAHRWVKNCRNLLQSTYNKQRLDQPLEASTWLKNFKTSNERFLSQIKVAEKYVWNKRESTEQGSPLGEVVEQGITRVKSATDAVGVVLKELRRQSALGAFRLLVAVDGVNALWGRTTLKRQDKSPIAPEELALVQHLRKMVKNDWHGGAIVLTLSQTGSLFKPRSAYLPQELLGKEGFDALDPFVPILVSNYNPKEWESCIQYYLENNWLQHEKAHTKEGLQELLFLSNANPEQLERLCAHL